In Coregonus clupeaformis isolate EN_2021a chromosome 15, ASM2061545v1, whole genome shotgun sequence, one genomic interval encodes:
- the LOC121582727 gene encoding zinc finger and BTB domain-containing protein 7C-like, with the protein MAHTEDDLIGIPFPNHSSDVLCSLNEQRRAGLLCDVVLIVQDQEYRTHRSVLAACSQYFKKLFTVASDGGDQHGVFEIDFVAPKSLTAILEFAYTSTLTVTVSNVKEILGAAQMLEIPCIIKVCLDIMNSGEGGGGRGEEEEDEDVEEEEEDDEEVEKDMEEDDESRKDEQEDNEEDNASERSMRSSESQDQVGSERGAAPSPPSTSQYQQQYELQQKDRKCRDTDSQCEKPRQEHDSMESRTLKDFSIESLLQEGLYLKMPSVPDRRANFSPLLPGFYPPMWAAEFPGFPPQVLDPNHHAPTPRPSYPPQLDNRPLDLAVKREIIKEELKEEVPPSMLHGDFLKNFMNSGLSGMGVGVVGSEGSHLHLGQIKDEADFRSYMSFLSTSSHLGALFPPWQLEEERKMKPKASQQCPICNKVIQGAGKLPRHMRTHTGEKPYMCTICEVRFTRQDKLKIHMRKHTGERPYICLHCNSKFVHNYDLKNHLRIHTGVRPYQCEHCYKSFTRSDHLHRHIKRQSCRVSRPRRGRKPAAWRSVNNFLQGPPGSANHHEDGKTLSERSGGCRLLPSHRGVRGQSLGLGERERRALVLGGKNLSYKDLDSDSRESRESRESRESREARHRSDRKHVVDEVEMERQRGVFTFSLARPGEEVLTHSPFYTPDPWTMRLENHTPHIPEPAN; encoded by the exons ATGGCCCACACAGAGGATGACCTGATCGGGATTCCGTTCCCCAACCACAGCAGTGACGTCCTGTGCAGCCTCAACGAGCAGCGCCGCGCCGGGTTACTCTGTGATGTAGTCCTCATCGTACAAGACCAGGAGTACCGTACCCACCGCTCGGTCCTTGCTGCCTGCAGCCAGTACTTCAAGAAGCTCTTCACGGTGGCCTCCGACGGAGGGGACCAGCACGGGGTGTTTGAGATAGACTTTGTGGCCCCCAAGTCGCTGACGGCCATCTTGGAGTTTGCTTATACGTCCACGCTGACGGTGACGGTGTCCAACGTAAAGGAGATCCTTGGAGCTGCTCAGATGCTGGAGATTCCTTGCATCATCAAAGTGTGTCTGGACATTATGAACTCTGGcgagggaggaggtggaagaggagaggaggaagaggatgaggatgtagaagaagaggaggaagatgatgaagAGGTGGAGAAAGAcatggaggaggatgatgagtCGAGGAAGGACGAGCAGGAGGATAACGAGGAGGATAATGCCAGTGAGAGGTCAATGAGGTCGTCAGAGAGTCAGGACCAGGTCGGGTCAGAGAGAGGAGCAGCTCCCAGTCCACCCAGTACCTCCCAGTACCAGCAGCAGTACGAGCTGCAGCAGAAGGACAGGAAGTGTCGAGACACAGACTCTCAGTGTGAGAAACCCCGGCAGGAGCATGACAGCATGGAGAGCCGAACCCTCAAGGACTTTTCCATTGAGTCCCTGCTACAGGAAGGGCTGTACCTTAAAATGCCATCAGTCCCGGACAGGAGGGCTAACTTTTCCCCTCTGCTCCCCGGCTTCTACCCTCCCATGTGGGCCGCAGAGTTCCCAGGCTTCCCCCCACAGGTCCTAGATCCCAACCACCACGCCCCGACTCCCCGCCCCTCCTACCCCCCCCAGCTGGACAACAGACCCCTAGACCTGGCTGTGAAGAGAGAGATCATCAAGGAGGAGCTAAAGGAGGAAGTCCCGCCCAGCATGCTCCATGGGGACTTCCTGAAAAACTTCATGAATTCCGGCCTATCAGgaatgggggtgggggtggtggggtcTGAGGGGTCTCACCTCCACCTGGGCCAGATAAAGGACGAGGCAGACTTCCGCTCCTACATGAGCTTCCTGAGCACATCGAGCCACCTGGGGGCGCTGTTCCCTCCTTGGCagctggaggaagagaggaagatgaAGCCTAAAGCATCCCAGCAGTGTCCTATCTGTAACAAGGTGATCCAGGGGGCAGGGAAACTACCCAGACACATGAGGacccacacaggagagaaaccatacaTGTGCACCATCTGTGAGGTGCGATTCACCAG GCAAGACAAACTGAAGATCCACATGCGGAAGCACACAGGCGAGCGCCCCTATATCTGTCTCCACTGTAACTCCAAGTTTGTCCATAACTATGACCTAAAGAACCACCTGCGTATCCACACAGGGGTGCGGCCCTACCAGTGTGAGCACTGCTACAAGAGCTTCACACGCTCAGACCACCTGCACCGCCACATCAAGAGGCAGAGCTGCCGCGTCTCACGCCCTCGACGGGGCCGCAAGCCGGCCGCTTGGCGCTCAGTCAACAACTTCCTGCAGGGCCCTCCGGGCTCGGCCAATCACCACGAGGACGGCAAGACGCTGTCTGAGAGGTCGGGCGGCTGCCGGCTCCTGCCCTCCCACAGGGGAGTTAGAGGTCAAAGTCTGGgccttggggagagagagagacgggctcTGGTTCTGGGTGGTAAGAACCTGAGTTATAAGGACTTGGACagtgacagcagagagagcagagagagcagagagagcagggagagccgGGAGGCTCGGCACCGGTCAGACAGGAAGCACGTGGTGGacgaggtggagatggagagacagaggggcgtgTTCACCTTTTCCCTAGCGAGGCCTGGGGAGGAAGTCCTCACCCACTCTCCATTTTATACCCCTGACCCCTGGACCATGAGACTGGAGAACCACACCCCTCATATCCCTGAGCCGGCCAACTAA